Proteins from one Arthrobacter sp. Soc17.1.1.1 genomic window:
- a CDS encoding DUF2630 family protein: MDNQDILQRIQALVQEEHELREQPQDAGAAEAHQDHAARLRKVEEDLDQCWDLLRQRRAKADAGEDPSDADARPISQVEGYRQ; encoded by the coding sequence ATGGACAACCAGGACATCCTCCAGCGCATCCAGGCACTCGTGCAGGAGGAACACGAGCTCCGCGAGCAGCCTCAGGACGCCGGTGCCGCCGAGGCGCACCAGGACCACGCCGCACGCCTGAGGAAGGTGGAGGAGGACCTCGACCAGTGCTGGGACCTGCTCCGCCAGCGGCGGGCGAAGGCCGACGCCGGCGAGGACCCGAGCGACGCCGATGCCCGTCCCATCAGCCAGGTGGAGGGGTACCGCCAGTAA